In the genome of Primulina eburnea isolate SZY01 chromosome 13, ASM2296580v1, whole genome shotgun sequence, the window tcgtctcaaaaaaaaaacttatcagACTCATATTTTGATCCCCAGAGTGCCAGAGAGTATTAaatacaatctgtaaacaaataATATTATACATATCCAATCATGCATGCAACatagtttttaaattttaattaaatcaattaatttaACTTTATATATAGACTGAAAAAGTCAGAACTGGTAATGATCAAACCATAAGTTGCCCATTAATCAACTCTAAAACATCACAGAAAAGCTAGTTTTAATAGCAGATCCCAAGATAAACGTAACAGCTAAAGAACAAAATCTCAAAAAGAGAGAACAAGAAAATGAAATAAAGACAAAAGAAGAAGCTGCTTTCCGGTCCCAAGATCAAaacataaaaagaaaaaaatatatatattaaattttcaatCAATTATCAGTCTCTAAAACTTGGTTCTGAGCATTGGATTGATGATTCTTCTTCGCGAGATTATGCTTATTGTTATGCATCCAAACTTTGAGCACTCTTCTCTTCACCCCAATTTCTTGACAAAATTGCTGCACCAGAGATTCTTCTTGCTTCTGTATTTTCCACCCCACTTTCTCAGCAAAACTGTGCATTTTATCCTTCTGTTCTTGTGTGAATTTTGTCCTGAATCTCTTCTTCACCATCTGATGCACCGGCCTCGCCGCCACCGCCCCTCCGCCGCCGCCCTCCTGTTCGTCAGACTCAGAAGGGACAGCAGCCCCCATATTGTAAGGCATGATCATGGGATGATGCGGCCCCACGTTTCTTGAAGAGATGAGGGTCCCCGAATGGTACCCCAATGCATGATTATGTCCCAACAGAAGCTTCCTCCCCATTCTTGAATTCAGATAGTAGTTGTTCTCACAATTAGAGAAATTATGCTGAGTGCTGTTGTTGTTGTGGCCATTATCTCCCTCGGTTTCTTTTCTATGGAAGTTCCTGTGGCAGCTGCAGGCCGAGCAAATAAGGGCTTCCAAAGTCCCTTCTTCCCCGCTGGGCATGAATTCCCCACACCCGTCCGTTGCATTTCCTCCCATGGAAGCTGCATGGTTCTTTAGACATTCTTTGTACCTCACAATTTTCTTGAACGGCACTGCTGCTGCTGCAGCATGGTCATCTGGCATGATGGGCCCATTCGAAGGTGGGATTTGTTGCATGTGAGATATGGTGGGAAGATGATCATGATGATGGATCATGTGGGCATGGCCATAGGTACTGTTGAGTGGGATAGGCATTTCATGGTCTTCTTGATTTGGAAGTTCCATTTTGGTTAAACCCTTCTTTTGTTTTGCTTTTGAGTGAAAATGTTTGTTGTTTGGAGACCAAAAGAAAAGACACCAGCAGACAGGagcagatatatatatatatgtagagATAATTATGGATTAAAGAGGGATTATGGTTATGAACAAagtaaaatgattaaattttttgCATGAAATTGGTGGCTAactcaagaaaataaaaaatattgccCTAGCAGCTAGGGATCTGTGTTTCttgattattatatatatgtaattaTGTGCTGCTGTCCACTCTTTATGAAGCAAAACACACACTAAAAAACAACTAATGACCCACACTCATGAAGTAACTTGGAAACTAACAAAGAAACTAAAATTGGTCATTTCAAATTCCAGGTTCTTTCTGATGGACTCCAAGAAAATCAAAGAAGTGATCGATATATGGATCCAAAAACAACAAAATGCTTGCTTACAGAGATGAGATCCAAGGCCATAATAGAGCTAATCAAAACCAAGAAGAAAATCTCTCTTCCAACACATCTTCCATATTTTATCCTTGATTTTTGGAGATGTCGATGACCACAAATTAAACTCCAACTCCCCACCGTTTTACCCACCTGAGAAaagatatatataaaaaaaaagatcGATATTCAAAAATCAGTGAAGTACTGAAACGGGAATCATAAGCACTGCAAGAAGCAGCTGGAAATCAAAGAAACACTGAATCTCAAGTAAACGGCACTCGCTAGCTAGCTTCAAAACATAGGGGGAAAAAAAGACATTATCAACACATAACATGCATCACTTGGCCTCAGAAAAACAAAGTTAAGAAAGTAAAACAAACCCTCGTTTCATAAGGGGCTGATACACTTTCTTAGGCTAAAAAACCCAGCAATTTGGAGTAAAAAAGAAGGGAAGAGCTAGGCGTGATGAAGAGGAAAGAGGGGAGAGGGTTTTTGAGGAGTGAATGAAGCACTAAACATGGAGCTTATACAAGTAGTTGAGGGCCTAAAAAAGGTGGAGAGGAGAAGAGAGAGAAGAAGAGATTAGAGACAAAGAAGAGGAATTTAGTTTTGGAGAGAATAAGAAAAAGGGTGGGGTAATGTATTTGCTTTGCTTGCACTACTACTGCTGAAAGCCATCGAGTTTACGCCAAATGGAGACCAGTGTCAGAGAGTGGAGAAGACAATGCAAGATGGGTGAGTTTATGTGTACAGAGATCTACttccattttttattttatataaaataatcagCCAAAACAAAAAATGGCTGTGTAATCTTTGctaattactttttattattttattttttacttatataattataatttacttATATAATTATTGTGTTATTATAAATAATCGAATTTAGATAAttagctatatatatatataataataaatgcaTTAGAGAAtagtaaaatttaaattttgagtcttaaatttcaagaaaaggGTGTAATTAGATATTAACAACGCTTTACCATTTCACGtgaaataaaatttattctaaaattttatttttagaatgtATTTTTTAACTTTGATACGTCAATGTGACATCTAgtttctttatgtttattttttataatattcgttttattattaatttttgtacATCTTTATACATTTTTTCCATTATTTTTATCCAACGTATCTCTAATTTATTTAAAGATCAAACTATTACAATAaattttatcatattatatcataataaaatcatatatattttttttattccataaaaaattaaatatggcaTGTATCATGTGACAAGTAAtattaacataatataaattttttagagCATACGTGGATAATTTATACTCCCACGTAGAAGTTGAATgcttatataaaataataataataataataataataataataataataataataataataataataataataataataataataataataataataataataataataataataattgtatCTAAGATACGTACGAACGTAgatattttttgaattttgatttattcagtCCGCACGCACAGGTTAATGCGAATGAATTGTAATTCTTATTATATGATAAAAATACAGAAAAAAAGATACGCCCAAAAggttcttttaattttttttttcacccaaaaaaaaaatataggaaAATTTgctataaattataattataatgaatAAAATGTACCCTCGCAGACAAGAAAATGGGCATTCAATCGTTGGGCATGCATATCTTCACGAGTCTCATTAAATTATGCGActcattatatatttaattttaattaatgcaTAACTACCTCTATAAAAACTAATATTCCCATGCACCTCTTGTGATCATTAataatgttattatataaatatattaaatcaaatctttaatatatatatatatatatatatatatatatatatatatatatatatatatatatatatatatcaaatttgaaagagactccaaattgtattgaaaattcCAAAAGGTGTCCTGTAAGTTGGCCAAAGTAAGTATTTGGTCatctaataaataaatttattcttactataatatattatttatttgcgTATTTATTTCGATTTTTGCTAGAGAATTGATGCGAAATTGCTAACATGACTTTGAATCTTGTTGACATGTCTGACTTTGTGTTTGCGATTCAAATGACATAGGATTAAATGTaaagtaattaatttattacaGTAAAACTAAATCTTCACCGATTATAGGGCCACAAATCTATATAAGAGATAATATTTAAGACTAATTTtaatgttgtttttttttttaaatttggatATAAATTATCATTACATTCTTAAAATTTCAAAGACGGATGGATTCTCGATTTTGATTTTTGGGGCAAGAGGGAAAATGTTGAGGAttggaaaattttgaaataaaactGTTCATAATCATATTAGTTTTGTACGGGCATGACAGAttatcgatacatgaaaaataagttATAATTTTTCGACAAGTCTTTTGGCATGGTGACACACAATTTTTAGACGAAATCTCGAGTTCGAGAGCTTTGAATccacaaaaatataaaatttataattttttagaaaatttcaTATGCAATCCAAATAACAAATTTCCCCCCTATGATTTTGTATTCACCTCTCATTTACGTAATAAACTCGACATTTATCTCTCTTACATGTTAAAAACTTTTTTATTTGATAAGAAAGATAAAGTGTAAAATACACAAAATACATGGGAGATGAAACCTAATTTCTagaaaaaattacaattttattcATGTAAGTAGACTTGTTTTAGGTTTTCGTCCTATAACTTGTCAATGTTTTGTAActtggaatatttttttttttggttttagtCATTTTTTCCCCTTAAAACCACTCAATCAATCGAAAATCGTTTATTTGACATCGCCGTTCTTTTACGTGGCGTATGCAACAAGAATAAAACTTATATTACatcattaaaatataaataaacaaaaataaaagaaacaaCAAAATTTTGTACTCTCAAATgcgttttgtttttgtttttcccTTTCTTATTGATCAAATCCAttttattatgattattatGGGCTTTATTCTCGCCACATGTGTCAGGAAGGAGAGAATAATTGCCAAAGAAACCATATTCGATGAATTTAGTGGTTTCGGAGAGGAAAAAAGCAAAATAATATATATCCAAGTTACTGTGTGAAATTAAACTTTTACAAGTATTACGTTATTAAAACTTAAAACATACCAATTTATATGACTAAATTTTCcccaatttttatgttttttgttTGATTATGCTAGGACAGATTAATAACACAGCttgtgaaaatattttaaaaatgaaatcCTATCAATTATTAATACTCGaagttatttattataattaaaatagtaTTAATGTATTTTTACGTACACTGCTGAATTTATTTaggtatttattattttatgcacACAAATAGTAGCATTTAAAATGGAGTTGGTCAATTTCCTGGTCTTACTACTAAGGTGCTAGGAAATACCTCATAGGTAATAATGTTAAATTACAGGTGCAGTTGGATATACTTCAGCTAATTTAAGGAGGGATTCAACAAGGTTGGACTgaaacatttattcaaaataaataattaaataaatttatcctGAATATTGGGTGTAATAATTATCCATGCCGGAAGAGCAATCGAATCGTGGtccttgagctgctgtgcggtttaaaagatactaaaataaataattaattaaataaatttatcctGAATGTTGGGTGGAATAATTGTCTCTGCTGAAAGAGCAATCGAATCGTGGTGCTTGAACTGccgtgcggtttaaaagatttgagttgcaccattaccacaaGCTATAggttttggtaaagcggtaagcactcggtcctatatatatatataataaataatacaagTGAgagatatatatagatatatataataaataattgtttaagactagaattttttttatataaagaatcgtaaattattttaataaataatattttcaactttattttaaatgattttgttaaaaggaaaaaaaaaaagaagaaagaggAATGCATATAGGTGGAGTGATGAGAAACGGCAATTAAGACACTGCATAAATTTATGTCATAGTTTTTTTGATCAAGcgtttttatatataataatttaggaacatttaaatattttaaaattttcaagatTTCAAAATTGGATCGTTTTTATAGTAGTAGCAATTATGTCAAGCCAACAAACAGTAATTAAGacatttaataaatttattcgTGGTAGCACATAGTTTTCCTACTAATAGATCCGGTTTTTACGCTCATGAGTTCAAGGAAATGCATGTCTATCATCTGGTGCAATCTCATATACTTtaaaactcagttttatcaTTTCTCAACCACCGACTCTATCTTCAGTAGAGAAAATATTACCCGTTCAGATCCAGCTTCTTTTTTTACGGCCCATCTAGCCAACCAAATAAATGACACAACGTCAGTAGCTCGACGCACGAGAATTTCCTATGAGATCACTCGTCACAATACTACTCTCACTTATAAACGCTTAACCCAACACACTTTATATATTAGTTTTTGTCATACAATTAAATCACTCGTCACAATACTAATCacactttttattttatatattagtCGGACCCCATCCCAAATTTGATGAATCTGCTGCTTAAATTCGTCTCACCAATATCTCTGATTACaatgataattaaaattaattaattggttGTACCTACTAATTCACATTATTTTTTCCACCAAAATTAAGTGTAAGTAGTCAAAGCATTTAAgaacaaatatttgatttaaCGTTGTACCGTACAATATTTATTAGTTATCAGAGTTTTTAAtatgtaataattttttaaacaacTTTCAACCTCCAAATACCTTTGTTGTATTTTTAACGTTTATTGTCGTTCGTGGTATTTTACAATTATCGACcattattttcttttattttttaaaatccaaCTGTTAATCTTAAATTGATATCATTTTTAAGGTTTGAAATAATGTTTTATTCATATAATTGATCCAATGAATAAATATACTAATTAATATCTAAAAAAAACGTCCTTAGTAGAAAATTCACATGCTTTTTTTAAGGGATGCGTCTTAGTTATTATTTATTGtatgatcaaatatttttcatgaattttaaaaaaattacatgtgATATaactgttaagattggaacttggacctaactcaaccccaaaagctagcccaaggggggaggattgtccaagccaatatatgtcactcaaaggttatttatccaaccgatgtgggacaattaacacacccctctcacgtccaggaatgaacatctggagcgtagagtttacaaatgacccaattatgggcagaacgggtgacctaattataggcagtccaacacataacggtgaaacccgggctctgataccatgttgagattggaacttggacctaactcaaccccaaaagctagcccaagggggaaggattgtccaagccaatatatgtcacttaaaggttatttatccaaccgatgtgggacaattaacacacccctctcacgcccaggaatgaacatctggagcgtggagtttacaaatgacccaattatgggcagaacgggtggcctaattataggcagtccaacacataacggtgaaacccgggctctgataccatgttgagattggaacttggacctaactcaaccccaaaagctagttcaaggggggaggattgtccaagccaatatatgtcactcaaaggttatttatccaatcgatgtgggacaattaacaataACCATATAActcagttttttttaaaaaaatatgtacaAGAATCCAAATATCACGTTTGATATATATTAGAATTGACAATTATTACTCGTCAACATTTATGTTATGGTAACTAGATAAATAGTTGAtcattttcatgtattcatcCCATTTGACTCTTGATATTGAcaaaaactcgtgtgagacggtctcacgaatttaaAGTTAATccctaaaattttaatttcagctacatgattaattttgaaatttaatgTGAGACAGCAACTATTAATTAAGGGTCCCTAAAAAGTAGTACCAAGATTAATGAAGGGAGAATTTGTTAGAATCAAAGATGGTAGATAAATACAAATTTAAGATACCTAAAgtattttttatatatgaaaagaaaattaaattccaTCATATCCAAATGCTTTGTATATTCTTATTGCTTTGTATAAAGcaatcttaaaattattttggatTTTAGTTTTTATCCAAATTACTTTATTCTTCATCCTCGATCCCCAACCTTTATTCCATAGTAAAAATATTCCACCATCTTTTACTCTTTTTCccatctttttatttattttttaaaattttgtcctCACGTCGCTTGAACTGTATATTCCATGGCGCCATCAGAGCatagttttgaaattatgtcTGATTTTGCATCTCTAAGAAAAGTTTTGTTTTTAAGTTTCATTATACATCTAATAGATGAGTGATACCTCATTGATAGACATGAAGATGGACACGGTAGGAgtgcactacaaaaaaaaaatttatgtttagcGCCAATTTTTGCGACGGAATAAACCGTCGATaatcaaattagcgacggtttttaacaccgtcgctaaagtcaccgtcgctaaatattgcGACGGTTTCTCAAAACTTGTCGCTCATTAGCGAAGGTTTTGTTTCTAATCAGCGACAGTTTAGCGACGTAATATGACCACAACTGTCGTCAATTTAGCGACGTAATATGaccaaaactgtcgctatttagCGAAGGTATACGAATAAACCGTCACTAATCAGCGACAGTTTTGTCAAAACCAGTGGCTAATTAGCGACGttcattagcgacggttgttttcatattccgtcgctaattatttcttttttataaaaaaatgttgttttataatttattaaaataaaatttatttttaaaattatttatacaaatttttaaataatttactcAACTCATCTAatctaaattaataatttcaaatttataaataatgtaTGAAACAATTAAATTTTTCGATAATAAGTAACAACAAATTCacttaagagagaaaaatatattacaaaGGTGAAGATGTGTGATAAAATGAACCGAAACGCCCAAATTTATAGACAGATTTTGACCAATATTTTGAGAAATCGTGgctaataaaaccgtcgctattagcgacagtttttaaaaacGTTGTCGGgttaaatcagcgacggttcATAAAACAATCGCTATTAGAGAcagttttttgaaaaaaatgtcGTTATATTATAGCAACCGTTCTTAATACCGTCACTAATTAGCGACAATTTCAGCAAATTTTCTGAAACTTGAGGTGGAGGTGATCCATAAgaaatatatattatgtaacgtaccgtactttttactatttaaaatttgcggaaaaattaaaaactttcttaaataaACGTGAACATTTAAAATTCGATAAAAGAAGTAATCTGTACGTCTCACGAGTTGTTGCAacaaaagatttgaaagttggagtttgacaaaagtattaaatgtttgcataaaacgtaaaacatgacggtcctcgggttagcctcccgctcagcccaagcctgctcctcggtccccACCGTcagtctcctcataaacatcctcacctgcatcgatcaagcccagtgagtctaaagactcaacacgtataaactaaGAGTAACGAATAATACATAATGAACCCACAtgtaactttaaaataggacatacatacttgaaacttgaacttgcatatcaaaacttgaacatacgtacatgcatacttagacgtgccataaacctttcttaaacatgcttgcaaacttgaacatacttaaacatacatagcttcatcatttcgcatagagatatgtttcaaagcaagtgacttaTATtataatcgcctgatcagactaaaccacagtactgggatgacagggacgtatccactgccacatacatgagatccccattcATAATCTAACAGGctgattggtccacgttcatgatttaacgctttccaatctcgatctaaactcgttcataatttaacgggcggattggtcctcgttcataatttaacgctttccaatcctaaacataatttgatcATAAAACATTTAGAATACCTCAAcagcttaaaatattttcttgcacgtcaacatacttacttggcgttgagggattcgttggacttcgattggggccGTTGATGCACAtactaaatgaatttaaaatgcttaacttgcattgcttagacgtaggtacacaTGCTCACCACCAAACTCCATAAATAACTTAAGACGTTCTAAAACACTCGGGAATTGACCTCATTTAAATCAATGTACTAAACCATCACATGAAATCCCAGAGCAAACAATTAAGATTTcccaaaacatgaagtacacggaccACGGGTCTGGCTCGGTGTATGGGTCTATGTGTGTGCGCAAAGAAAGTACAAACAAAAGGAATGGACACGGACCCGTGCCctggtccggctccgggtccgtgtatgtGTGCAAAAAAGGATACTCGGCAAtagaagggacacggaccccgtgcccaggtccggctccgggtccgtgtagatgcgcaaaaatgaaaccaataagaaataaaggcacggaccccgtaccaGGGTctgtgtctgggtccgtgtacctgcgcaaATTCGAAATCCACGAAAATTTAATACACTTGTTACTT includes:
- the LOC140809448 gene encoding zinc-finger homeodomain protein 4, with protein sequence MELPNQEDHEMPIPLNSTYGHAHMIHHHDHLPTISHMQQIPPSNGPIMPDDHAAAAAVPFKKIVRYKECLKNHAASMGGNATDGCGEFMPSGEEGTLEALICSACSCHRNFHRKETEGDNGHNNNSTQHNFSNCENNYYLNSRMGRKLLLGHNHALGYHSGTLISSRNVGPHHPMIMPYNMGAAVPSESDEQEGGGGGAVAARPVHQMVKKRFRTKFTQEQKDKMHSFAEKVGWKIQKQEESLVQQFCQEIGVKRRVLKVWMHNNKHNLAKKNHQSNAQNQVLETDN